The following DNA comes from Microbacterium foliorum.
GCAGGAGTGGTGACGTTCGGCGGCGACGAGTACACGCTCAGCCCCGGTGCGAGCATCGCGATCCCGGCGGGCACCCCGCACGAGTACCGCAGCTCCGACCGCGACCCATGGACGATCTGGTGGCTGCACGTGCGAGGCACAGATGCGGCAGAGCTGACGACACCGGCCGGTGTCTCCCGTCTGGTGCGGCTGCGCGCGGCCGATCGGGTGGTGGCGCTGTTCGACGAGCTCCTCACGCTGCTCGAGCGTCGCATCTCGCCCGCGCACCTGCTGGCGGCATCGGGCATCGCCTGGAATCTGCTCACGCGAATCACGGTCGACAGCACGCTTCCCGCCGAGGGCTCGCCACTCGAGCGGGCGATGCGCTACCTCGAGACGCGCATCGACGGCAGCATCCAGGTGGCCGATCTCGCCGCCCTCGTCGACCTCTCGCCCTCGCACCTGAGTGCGCTGTTCCGTCAGGCGACCGGCGGCGGGCCTGCGGCGTTCCACACCTCGCTCAAGATGGGCAGAGCGCGAGCGCTGCTCGACGCCACGAACCTGTCGATCGCCGAGATCGCCGCGTCGGTGGGATACTCCGATCCGCTGTACTTCTCGCGTCAGTTCCGCCGGGTGCACGACGTGAGCCCCACGGCCTACCGCGACCAGCACAAGGGCTGAGCGCGTCGTCACGGGGTCGTCGTACGCGTTCGCGTCCGCGTCACGACACCCGGGCGTATCGGCGCACGAGCAAGGCCGCCGCATCCACCCGCAGCACGGGGTCGTCGGCCCTCGGTCTGACTCGAGGGTCGACGTGCACTCGAGTCGTGGGATCCCAGGCGAATGCGGTGAGACGGATCGGATGCTCGGTCAGCCGATCACGATACCCGCTGAGGTCGACCTCGAGCGGACGCCCCGACCAGAACTGATCCGCGATCAGGTCCTCGCCGATATGCAGGCGGATCACGTCGCCGACCCAATCGAGACGCAGCACGACCTGGGCGGCGCCGTCGCCGATCCCGCTCGGGATGCGGATCGCAGCCGTCGCGGCGTCGACGAAGTCGTCCTCCGTCGGGGCGGCGAAGCGCGATGCCGGCCCACCGATCCTCGGCGCGAACACCGGCGCAGCCGGGAAGACCGGCGGCTCCAGGTCGTGACGAGCGTCTGTCCCCTCGACGACCCGGCGTCCGAACTCGACGCCGCGTCCATCGCCGCTGTCGGTCAGGACGAGCAGCTCCTCGTCGGCGTCCTGCCTCTCGGCCACGAAGCCCCGGTCGTCGAACCAGCCGCCGTGCGGCCAGATCACCACGCTGTCGATCCCGTTCACGGGTCCGCGCCAGACGGTATCCGCAGTGCCGCTGTCGAGGATCACGAAGGTCGTGCGACCGACCTGCACGCGGCAGT
Coding sequences within:
- a CDS encoding helix-turn-helix domain-containing protein, coding for MDETTGRDIAAHSPGLARRAEGFADQRLCVVPRPQVELALAAPVTRRLTVTDAGLFPHAEGHLRRRPHGASETIVLVCVGGAGVVTFGGDEYTLSPGASIAIPAGTPHEYRSSDRDPWTIWWLHVRGTDAAELTTPAGVSRLVRLRAADRVVALFDELLTLLERRISPAHLLAASGIAWNLLTRITVDSTLPAEGSPLERAMRYLETRIDGSIQVADLAALVDLSPSHLSALFRQATGGGPAAFHTSLKMGRARALLDATNLSIAEIAASVGYSDPLYFSRQFRRVHDVSPTAYRDQHKG